In the genome of Populus trichocarpa isolate Nisqually-1 chromosome 6, P.trichocarpa_v4.1, whole genome shotgun sequence, one region contains:
- the LOC7454968 gene encoding uncharacterized protein LOC7454968 isoform X2 has product MTESLDDGEFWLPPQFLIDDDTVLMEQNSENSLNGSARDVFGYSKTDSGKSLFPLEFPCGFGSFGFSSDLSSPVESVVGSTETESDEEDYLAGLTRQMAHSTLEDGFKRNDLTFGTEKSKGWVVSGSPQSTLCAVGSGCGCGQGSSRGSPSGSSPPATWDLLYAAAGEVERMRMNNEEGCGFNNQSRGLLGPPRKPSPVSIPLKNPNSDVSLYQQQQSLSYQKLQASQQLKVQQQMMQQQLQQQQSVWGGKNKGTGVLFPQQPQQTHPVVQNRGRNLTSVSRGPLGLSASAWPPLRNSAQPQPQPQQHSNSLGGSGMRAVFLGNPGGKKECAGTGVFLPRQIGARTESRKKPGCSTVLLPAKVVQALNLNLEGMGAQAQFGPRYNGSFATYSDAAVRVRNDNILSHQKQPRNSRPQPVMNNEVRLPQEWTY; this is encoded by the exons ATGACTGAGAGCTTAGATGACGGCGAGTTTTGGCTGCCTCCGCAGTTTCTTATAGACGACGATACAGTACTCATGGAACAGAACAGTGAAAATAGCTTGAACGGGAGTGCTAGGGATGTGTTTGGCTACTCTAAAACTGACTCTGGGAAATCTTTGTTCCCATTAGAGTTTCCTTGTGGGTTTGGTTCCTTTGGTTTCTCTTCGGATCTCAGTTCTCCTGTTGAGTCTGTGGTAGGCTCTACTGAGACAGAGAGTGATGAGGAAGATTACCTTGCTGGGTTAACTCGCCAAATGGCGCACTCCACTCTTGAAGATGGTTTCAAGAGGAACGACCTCACTTTTGGCACCGAAAAATCAAAG GGATGGGTTGTGTCTGGATCGCCTCAATCAACGCTGTGTGCAGTTGGGAGCGGGTGCGGTTGTGGACAAGGGTCAAGCCGTGGAAGCCCAAGTGGATCTTCACCACCAGCAACCTGGGATCTTCTGTATGCGGCTGCAGGAGAAGTAGAGAGGATGAGAATGAACAACGAAGAAGGGTGTGGCTTTAACAATCAAAGTAGAGGACTATTAGGTCCACCAAGAAAACCCTCTCCAGTCTCGATTCCGTTGAAAAATCCCAACTCTGATGTTAGTCTCTACCAACAGCAGCAGTCCCTATCTTACCAGAAGTTGCAGGCTTCTCAA CAGCTGAAAGTACAACAGCAAATGATGCAGCAGCAACTGCAACAGCAACAGAGTGTTTGGGGAGGGAAAAACAAGGGGACAGGAGTATTGTTTCCTCAACAGCCGCAACAAACTCACCCAGTGGTCCAAAACAGAGGGAGGAATCTTACTAGTGTGAGTAGAGGACCATTGGGTTTGTCAGCTTCTGCTTGGCCTCCTCTACGAAACAGCGCACAGCCACAGCCACAGCCACAGCAACATAGCAACAGTCTGGGCGGTTCTGGGATGCGGGCTGTTTTCCTTGGTAATCCCggaggaaaaaaagaatgtgCCGGTACTGGGGTTTTCTTGCCTCGTCAAATCGGTGCCCGAACTGAATCTCGAAAGAAGCCAG GGTGTTCCACAGTTCTGCTCCCAGCGAAAGTGGTGCAGGCCCTCAACTTGAATTTGGAAGGAATGGGTGCTCAGGCCCAGTTCGGGCCTCGGTATAATGGAAGTTTCGCAACCTACAgtg ATGCTGCTGTAAGGGTTCGCAATGATAACATTCTTTCTCATCAGAAGCAGCCGCGCAACAGCAGGCCACAACCAGTAATGAACAATGAAGTCAGATTGCCTCAGGAATGGACTTATTGA
- the LOC7468027 gene encoding uncharacterized protein LOC7468027 isoform X1, with amino-acid sequence MQNNLALLCFHSHLPEHSKPYLNSCHYFRFCQKPTRVMALHGSSSCYKVNFIDIREFKRQQCSWINSFMRIHSFSSPSLKPNIFLSERHHCLKKLHIGGGTQPFAQPARLLSLRACQVRSEDSEEVSSGESIVLDEQTLMRELQVAIEEENYTQAAKIRDSLKVLQEDSKASVLAANARFYNAFRKGDLAAMQSLWEKADNVCCVHPGASGVLGYDDVMESWEVVWMNYDFPLDIELKNVRVHFRGDVGYVTCVEFVRTKGRSWGAQFVTNVFEKIDGQWFISIHHASPVDL; translated from the exons ATGCAGAACAACCTTGCCCTCCTCTGTTTCCATTCCCATCTACCAGAACATTCAAAACCCTACCTTAACTCTTGCCACTATTTTAGGTTTTGTCAAAAACCCACCCGAGTCATGGCTCTACATGGATCTAGCTCTTGCTACAAA gtaaattttattgatataagAGAGTTTAAGAGACAGCAATGTTCATGGATCAATAGTTTCATGAGAATCCATAGTTTCTCTTCACCTTCCCTgaaaccaaacatatttttgtctGAAAGACATCATTGTCTTAAAAAGTTACACATTGGAGGAGGAACCC AACCCTTTGCACAGCCTGCCCGCTTATTGTCATTAAGAGCATGTCAAGTAAGAAGTGAAGATTCAGAGGAAGTGTCAAGTGGTGAAAGCATTGTATTGGATGAGCAGACCTTAATGCGTGAGCTTCAGGTTGCCATTGAAGAAGAGAACTATACCCAAGCTGCAAAAATCAGGGACAGCCTTAAGGTACTCCAGGAAGATAGCAAGGCTTCAGTACTGGCAGCAAATGCTCGTTTTTATAATGCTTTCAGGAAGGGGGATCTGGCTGCCATGCAGTCCCTTTGGGAAAAAGCAGATAATGTATGCTGCGTGCACCCAGGTGCTAGTGGGGTTCTTGGTTATGATGATGTCATGGAAAGCTGGGAGGTTGTATGGATGAACTATGATTTCCCACTAGATATCGAGTTGAAAAATGTTAGAGTGCATTTCAGGGGAGATGTAGGTTATGTTACGTGTGTAGAATTTGTGAGAACAAAAGGTCGCAGTTGGGGGGCACAATTTGTAACAAATGTTTTTGAGAAGATTGATGGTCAGTGGTTCATCTCCATTCACCATGCCTCACCTGTTGACTTGTAA
- the LOC7454968 gene encoding uncharacterized protein LOC7454968 isoform X1, which translates to MTESLDDGEFWLPPQFLIDDDTVLMEQNSENSLNGSARDVFGYSKTDSGKSLFPLEFPCGFGSFGFSSDLSSPVESVVGSTETESDEEDYLAGLTRQMAHSTLEDGFKRNDLTFGTEKSKGWVVSGSPQSTLCAVGSGCGCGQGSSRGSPSGSSPPATWDLLYAAAGEVERMRMNNEEGCGFNNQSRGLLGPPRKPSPVSIPLKNPNSDVSLYQQQQSLSYQKLQASQFQQLKVQQQMMQQQLQQQQSVWGGKNKGTGVLFPQQPQQTHPVVQNRGRNLTSVSRGPLGLSASAWPPLRNSAQPQPQPQQHSNSLGGSGMRAVFLGNPGGKKECAGTGVFLPRQIGARTESRKKPGCSTVLLPAKVVQALNLNLEGMGAQAQFGPRYNGSFATYSDAAVRVRNDNILSHQKQPRNSRPQPVMNNEVRLPQEWTY; encoded by the exons ATGACTGAGAGCTTAGATGACGGCGAGTTTTGGCTGCCTCCGCAGTTTCTTATAGACGACGATACAGTACTCATGGAACAGAACAGTGAAAATAGCTTGAACGGGAGTGCTAGGGATGTGTTTGGCTACTCTAAAACTGACTCTGGGAAATCTTTGTTCCCATTAGAGTTTCCTTGTGGGTTTGGTTCCTTTGGTTTCTCTTCGGATCTCAGTTCTCCTGTTGAGTCTGTGGTAGGCTCTACTGAGACAGAGAGTGATGAGGAAGATTACCTTGCTGGGTTAACTCGCCAAATGGCGCACTCCACTCTTGAAGATGGTTTCAAGAGGAACGACCTCACTTTTGGCACCGAAAAATCAAAG GGATGGGTTGTGTCTGGATCGCCTCAATCAACGCTGTGTGCAGTTGGGAGCGGGTGCGGTTGTGGACAAGGGTCAAGCCGTGGAAGCCCAAGTGGATCTTCACCACCAGCAACCTGGGATCTTCTGTATGCGGCTGCAGGAGAAGTAGAGAGGATGAGAATGAACAACGAAGAAGGGTGTGGCTTTAACAATCAAAGTAGAGGACTATTAGGTCCACCAAGAAAACCCTCTCCAGTCTCGATTCCGTTGAAAAATCCCAACTCTGATGTTAGTCTCTACCAACAGCAGCAGTCCCTATCTTACCAGAAGTTGCAGGCTTCTCAA TTTCAGCAGCTGAAAGTACAACAGCAAATGATGCAGCAGCAACTGCAACAGCAACAGAGTGTTTGGGGAGGGAAAAACAAGGGGACAGGAGTATTGTTTCCTCAACAGCCGCAACAAACTCACCCAGTGGTCCAAAACAGAGGGAGGAATCTTACTAGTGTGAGTAGAGGACCATTGGGTTTGTCAGCTTCTGCTTGGCCTCCTCTACGAAACAGCGCACAGCCACAGCCACAGCCACAGCAACATAGCAACAGTCTGGGCGGTTCTGGGATGCGGGCTGTTTTCCTTGGTAATCCCggaggaaaaaaagaatgtgCCGGTACTGGGGTTTTCTTGCCTCGTCAAATCGGTGCCCGAACTGAATCTCGAAAGAAGCCAG GGTGTTCCACAGTTCTGCTCCCAGCGAAAGTGGTGCAGGCCCTCAACTTGAATTTGGAAGGAATGGGTGCTCAGGCCCAGTTCGGGCCTCGGTATAATGGAAGTTTCGCAACCTACAgtg ATGCTGCTGTAAGGGTTCGCAATGATAACATTCTTTCTCATCAGAAGCAGCCGCGCAACAGCAGGCCACAACCAGTAATGAACAATGAAGTCAGATTGCCTCAGGAATGGACTTATTGA
- the LOC7454968 gene encoding uncharacterized protein LOC7454968 isoform X3 encodes MTESLDDGEFWLPPQFLIDDDTVLMEQNSENSLNGSARDVFGYSKTDSGKSLFPLEFPCGFGSFGFSSDLSSPVESVVGSTETESDEEDYLAGLTRQMAHSTLEDGFKRNDLTFGTEKSKGWVVSGSPQSTLCAVGSGCGCGQGSSRGSPSGSSPPATWDLLYAAAGEVERMRMNNEEGCGFNNQSRGLLGPPRKPSPVSIPLKNPNSDVSLYQQQQSLSYQKLQASQFQQLKVQQQMMQQQLQQQQSVWGGKNKGTGVLFPQQPQQTHPVVQNRGRNLTSVSRGPLGLSASAWPPLRNSAQPQPQPQQHSNSLGGSGMRAVFLGNPGGKKECAGTGVFLPRQIGARTESRKKPVLLPAKVVQALNLNLEGMGAQAQFGPRYNGSFATYSDAAVRVRNDNILSHQKQPRNSRPQPVMNNEVRLPQEWTY; translated from the exons ATGACTGAGAGCTTAGATGACGGCGAGTTTTGGCTGCCTCCGCAGTTTCTTATAGACGACGATACAGTACTCATGGAACAGAACAGTGAAAATAGCTTGAACGGGAGTGCTAGGGATGTGTTTGGCTACTCTAAAACTGACTCTGGGAAATCTTTGTTCCCATTAGAGTTTCCTTGTGGGTTTGGTTCCTTTGGTTTCTCTTCGGATCTCAGTTCTCCTGTTGAGTCTGTGGTAGGCTCTACTGAGACAGAGAGTGATGAGGAAGATTACCTTGCTGGGTTAACTCGCCAAATGGCGCACTCCACTCTTGAAGATGGTTTCAAGAGGAACGACCTCACTTTTGGCACCGAAAAATCAAAG GGATGGGTTGTGTCTGGATCGCCTCAATCAACGCTGTGTGCAGTTGGGAGCGGGTGCGGTTGTGGACAAGGGTCAAGCCGTGGAAGCCCAAGTGGATCTTCACCACCAGCAACCTGGGATCTTCTGTATGCGGCTGCAGGAGAAGTAGAGAGGATGAGAATGAACAACGAAGAAGGGTGTGGCTTTAACAATCAAAGTAGAGGACTATTAGGTCCACCAAGAAAACCCTCTCCAGTCTCGATTCCGTTGAAAAATCCCAACTCTGATGTTAGTCTCTACCAACAGCAGCAGTCCCTATCTTACCAGAAGTTGCAGGCTTCTCAA TTTCAGCAGCTGAAAGTACAACAGCAAATGATGCAGCAGCAACTGCAACAGCAACAGAGTGTTTGGGGAGGGAAAAACAAGGGGACAGGAGTATTGTTTCCTCAACAGCCGCAACAAACTCACCCAGTGGTCCAAAACAGAGGGAGGAATCTTACTAGTGTGAGTAGAGGACCATTGGGTTTGTCAGCTTCTGCTTGGCCTCCTCTACGAAACAGCGCACAGCCACAGCCACAGCCACAGCAACATAGCAACAGTCTGGGCGGTTCTGGGATGCGGGCTGTTTTCCTTGGTAATCCCggaggaaaaaaagaatgtgCCGGTACTGGGGTTTTCTTGCCTCGTCAAATCGGTGCCCGAACTGAATCTCGAAAGAAGCCAG TTCTGCTCCCAGCGAAAGTGGTGCAGGCCCTCAACTTGAATTTGGAAGGAATGGGTGCTCAGGCCCAGTTCGGGCCTCGGTATAATGGAAGTTTCGCAACCTACAgtg ATGCTGCTGTAAGGGTTCGCAATGATAACATTCTTTCTCATCAGAAGCAGCCGCGCAACAGCAGGCCACAACCAGTAATGAACAATGAAGTCAGATTGCCTCAGGAATGGACTTATTGA
- the LOC7454969 gene encoding copper transporter 4 yields the protein MGDHEVMMPHHGTTVSSSLTEAWDTTGFTHPHRKMMMHMTFFWGHKTEVLFKGWPGSSTGMYAVALTFVFALAVLVEVFSLFSVIKPGTNKAAAGFFQTGMYAVRSGLSYMVMLAVMSFNGGVFLAAVGGHAVGFALFGGRAKKSGGS from the coding sequence ATGGGAGATCATGAGGTGATGATGCCACACCACGGTACCACCGTATCTTCTTCTCTGACAGAAGCGTGGGACACCACAGGCTTCACGCATCCCCACCGCAAAATGATGATGCACATGACCTTCTTTTGGGGCCATAAAACAGAAGTTCTTTTCAAAGGTTGGCCTGGTTCAAGCACTGGGATGTATGCTGTGGCCTTGACCTTTGTCTTTGCTCTTGCAGTCCTTGTGGAGGTGTTCAGTCTTTTCAGTGTCATCAAGCCAGGAACTAACAAGGCTGCTGCAGGCTTCTTTCAAACTGGAATGTATGCAGTGCGTTCTGGGCTGTCTTACATGGTAATGCTCGCTGTCATGTCGTTTAATGGAGGTGTCTTTCTTGCGGCAGTGGGTGGCCATGCAGTTGGCTTCGCTCTTTTTGGGGGTCGGGCTAAGAAGTCTGGTGGCTCTTGA
- the LOC7454970 gene encoding 18.1 kDa class I heat shock protein, giving the protein MSIYGEVHNPFNNFVVWDPYHRDNHFGAPFAAPRPAFSYEATVPLVSTKIHWKETPEAHMFRVDLPGLTKDEVKVELEQGNVICVIGEKIIEKEEKADHSYHLERSGGKFVRSFRLPENSKAKNMKACMENGVLTITVPKKDMNKTSRLIHVG; this is encoded by the coding sequence ATGTCCATCTATGGCGAAGTGCACAACCCTTTCAATAACTTTGTTGTTTGGGATCCCTACCATCGTGACAATCACTTTGGAGCCCCTTTCGCTGCACCACGCCCAGCTTTCTCCTACGAAGCAACAGTGCCCCTTGTTAGTACCAAGATACACTGGAAGGAGACTCCAGAGGCACATATGTTCAGAGTTGATCTTCCTGGGCTTACAAAAGATGAAGTGAAGGTGGAGTTAGAGCAAGGCAATGTCATTTGCGTAATTGGTGAAAAGATTAtcgagaaagaagagaaggccGACCATTCGTACCATTTGGAACGTAGTGGTGGCAAGTTTGTTCGAAGCTTTAGGTTGCCTGAGAACTCAAAGGCTAAGAACATGAAGGCTTGTATGGAAAATGGGGTGCTTACCATCACAGTTCCCAAGAAGGACATGAATAAGACCTCCAGACTCATCCACGTTGGATGA
- the LOC7454971 gene encoding class I heat shock protein — MSLIRSLLSNPLSTDIWSPFGSSTNEISSFASAQVDWKETPEAHVFKADLPGLKKEEVKVEIEEGRVLQISGERSVEKEDKNDKWHRVERGRGKFLRRFWLPENAKVDEVKASMENGVLTVTIPKSEEKKPEVKSIEISG; from the coding sequence ATGTCTCTGATTCGATCATTGCTTAGCAACCCACTTTCCACTGACATCTGGTCACCATTTGGTTCAAGTACTAATGAGATATCAAGTTTCGCTAGCGCGCAAGTTGATTGGAAGGAGACCCCAGAAGCTCATGTATTCAAGGCTGATCTTCCTGGGCTGAAGAAAGAGGAAGTGAAAGTTGAGATTGAAGAAGGAAGGGTTCTTCAGATAAGTGGAGAAAGAAGTGTTGAAAAGGAGGATAAAAACGATAAGTGGCATCGTGTTGAGAGAGGTCGTGGCAAATTCCTTAGGAGGTTCTGGTTGCCTGAGAATGCTAAAGTTGATGAAGTGAAGGCATCAATGGAGAATGGGGTTTTGACTGTTACGATTCCCAAGTCCGAGGAGAAGAAGCCTGAGGTCAAGTCCATTGAGATCAGCGGCTGA
- the LOC7468026 gene encoding uncharacterized protein LOC7468026 yields MEGSKMSSDVKSSRTCSEPSSERGFGLELKKSSRWQQHLDTALPTQAMQSLKHQDKLKAKYYGSQRCVDMPRELKLHANDRILVQPKTSGNNHQLHSVKRNSRKDDELVKYMSDLPGYLQRMERSESIQDKALNVGVLDWSRLEKWRIAASYSNSTSLTSSNLPSKITMKSATPNAVRNNTLAHRSKQHPSLSSSLNSSHRDHVSRASKPPIQNASCFQDFETSSKSSVNGQKKVRRTNKSVGRNNSDVILEQGKREDVNQKITSKVRSRSSNSRYDSISIRSKVNMSACDSAAEKRAGEKEGLEVKRKPLDQTITSRIRAPSSQLRSHDVSPSSKAKNVADGKTKKGIEELQESSIDLSPQHQSMENNIVLLVPKKFPANCSLQEPRTPLDKDLNETHRRSLSDVFSHVEAQSSEPSEILHPCSLISRKETDTEPHKSLHAAMVTRGAETSADASDTSACSSKMPIRLSEDKFAGESSGRAAKGSVIETSNTLDQETMEVMARKGRHPSPNRRFSFSLSRMSRSFSFKESSTVPQLSSTYISTKSGPVISEGFACLDNSNREKASGHNRARSSPLRRMLDPLLKSRSSRTLLSAENDSLKDSLNSFNLKRFDATEPLKDEKHEPPRIKALLQLTIRNGVPLFRFAVGNNSNILAATMNKLSSPQKNDSGCDYTFYTIDEIKKKSGSWINQGSKEKSCGYIYNVIGRMKVNNSSSISALTGPSSICQIKVKESVLFGVDLSQADQASPRFVANRELAAVVVKMLNEISGLDLRQTDQNDNLMHKGSSQCLPESQCSGNLGKTEHSNSATTVILPGGNHSLPNEGVPSPLIHRWRSGGSCDCGGWDVGCKLRILSNGSQCNEIPRTSKSCLMPDCFELFSEGANQQDQPIFSLAQVEKGMYSIEFSSSISSLQAFFIGVTVISCQKSTDLLDVSNASGEKFQQEPRNSSDVTKTIHTMPSGKTHVKYTLSPPLSPFERV; encoded by the exons ATGGAAGGGTCCAAAATGTCATCTGATGTGAAATCAAGTCGTACATGCTCAGAACCTTCCAGTGAAAGGGGATTCGGTTTGGAGCTCAAGAAGAGTTCTAGATGGCAGCAACATTTGGATACTGCTCTTCCAACCCAAGCAATGCAGAGTCTAAAACATCAAGACAAGTTGAAAGCAAAATATTATGGTAGTCAGCGATGTGTTGACATGCCTCGTGAACTGAAACTTCATGCAAATGATAGGATCTTGGTCCAACCAAAAACTTCAGGGAACAACCACCAGCTGCACTCTGTCAAGAGAAATTCAAGAAAGGATGACGAGCTTGTAAAGTATATGTCAGATTTGCCAGGTTATCTCCAGCGCATGGAGAGAAGTGAAAGTATACAGGATAAGGCTTTGAATGTTGGAGTTTTGGACTGGTCACGTCTAGAGAAATGGAGGATTGCAGCAAGTTATAGCAATAGCACATCATTGACTAGCAGCAATTTGCCAAGTAAAATTACTATGAAGTCCGCTACTCCAAATGCGGTTCGCAATAACACTCTCGCTCACCGAAGCAAGCAGCatccttctctttcttcaaGTCTGAACTCTTCTCACAGAGACCATGTTTCTCGAGCTTCCAAACCTCCTATCCAGAATGCTTCATGCTTTCAAGATTTTGAAACTTCTTCCAAGAGCAGTGTGAACGGGCAGAAAAAAGTACGAAGGACCAACAAGTCTGTTGGCAGAAATAATTCAGATGTCATTCTTGAACAGGGGAAAAGAGAAGATGTAAATCAGAAGATCACTTCTAAAGTTAGAAGTCGGTCTTCAAACTCAAGATATGACAGTATCTCAATCAGGTCCAAGGTGAATATGAGCGCTTGTGACAGTGCGGCCGAGAAGAGAGCTGGGGAGAAGGAAGGGCTAGAAGTAAAGAGAAAACCATTGGATCAGACGATTACATCAAGGATCAGAGCTCCATCATCACAGTTGAGAAGCCATGATGTTTCGCCCAGTTCTAAGGCAAAGAATGTTGCTGATGGTAAAACTAAGAAGGGAATAGAGGAGTTGCAGGAATCTTCTATTGATCTTTCTCCTCAACACCAATCCATGGAGAACAACATAGTTCTCCTTGTACCAAAAAAGTTCCCCGCAAATTGCTCCCTTCAGGAACCAAGGACACCGCTGGATAAGGATTTGAATGAAACACACCGACGGAGCTTGTCAGATGTCTTTTCTCATGTGGAAGCTCAGTCTTCAGAACCTTCTGAAATTCTGCACCCATGCTCGCTGATTTCTAGAAAGGAAACTGACACAGAACCCCACAAATCGCTGCACGCTGCAATGGTTACACGGGGTGCAGAGACGTCAGCTGATGCATCCGACACATCTGCATGTTCAAGTAAGATGCCAATTAGACTGTCTGAAGATAAATTTGCAGGAGAGAGCAGTGGTAGGGCTGCGAAAGGAAGTGTAATTGAAACTTCAAATACTTTGGATCAAGAAACAATGGAAGTGATGGCAAGAAAAGGCAGGCATCCTTCACCAAATCGCCGGTTTAGCTTCAGCTTAAGTCGAATGAGTAGGAGTTTCAGCTTCAAGGAGAGTTCAACTGTCCCACAGTTGAGCTCCACCTACATTTCCACGAAGTCTGGCCCCGTGATATCCGAAGGTTTTGCTTGTTTGGATAATTCAAACAGAGAGAAGGCAAGTGGTCATAACAGAGCTAGATCCAGCCCGTTGAGAAGGATGCTAGATCCTCTGCTGAAGTCCAGGAGCTCGAGGACACTTCTTTCAGCTGAAAATGACTCTTTAAAGGATAGCTTGAATTCCTTCAACTTGAAGCGATTTGATGCTACTGAACCACTTAAGGATGAAAAGCATGAGCCACCAAGAATAAAAGCTCTCCTGCAACTTACAATAAGGAACGGAGTTCCTTTGTTCAGATTTGCGGTTGGCAACAATAGCAACATTCTTGCAGCCACCATGAACAAGTTATCATCACCTCAGAAGAATGATTCAGGCTGCGACTATACATTCTATACAAttgatgaaatcaagaaaaagagtGGTAGCTGGATAAATCAAGGTAGTAAAGAGAAGAGTTGTGGCTATATCTACAATGTGATTGGCCGCATGAAGGTTAATAATAGCTCTTCTATCTCTGCTTTGACTGGACCAAGCTCTATTTGCCAGATTAAGGTGAAAGAGTCTGTTTTGTTTGGTGTCGACCTAAGTCAGGCAGATCAGGCATCGCCAAGGTTCGTGGCAAATAGGGAGCTTGCAGCAGTTGTTGTCAAAATGCTTAATGAAATCTCAGGCCTTGACCTGCGGCAGACTGATCAAAATGATAACTTGATGCACAAGGGCTCCTCACAGTGCCTTCCAGAAAGTCAATGTTCTGGTAACTTGGGAAAAACTGAACACTCAAATAGTGCTACTACTGTCATACTTCCCGGTGGTAATCATAGCTTGCCAAACGAGGGAGTTCCTTCTCCATTGATACATCGGTGGAGATCTGGTGGATCATGCGACTGTGGAGGTTGGGATGTTGGTTGTAAACTACGCATACTCTCCAATGGAAGCCAGTGTAATGAGATTCCAAGGACATCCAAAAGTTGCCTTATGCCAGATTGTTTTGAACTTTTCTCTGAG GGAGCAAACCAACAAGATCAGCCTATCTTCAGTTTGGCACAAGTGGAAAAGGGAATGTATTCGATTGAATTCAGTTCATCAATTTCTTCATTACAGGCATTCTTCATTGGTGTCACGGTTATAAGCTGTCAAAAATCAACTGATCTTCTGGATGTCAGCAATGCTTCCGGTGAAAAGTTTCAACAGGAACCAAGGAACTCCAGTGATGTAACAAAGACGATCCACACCATGCCCTCAGGGAAGACACATGTGAAATACACTCTAAGCCCCCCTCTTTCCCCTTTTGAAAGGGTGTAG
- the LOC7468027 gene encoding uncharacterized protein LOC7468027 isoform X2: protein MSPFYDFQGKAHMKVEIYHLSQNGLNRCRTTLPSSVSIPIYQNIQNPTLTLATILGFVKNPPESWLYMDLALATNTEPFAQPARLLSLRACQVRSEDSEEVSSGESIVLDEQTLMRELQVAIEEENYTQAAKIRDSLKVLQEDSKASVLAANARFYNAFRKGDLAAMQSLWEKADNVCCVHPGASGVLGYDDVMESWEVVWMNYDFPLDIELKNVRVHFRGDVGYVTCVEFVRTKGRSWGAQFVTNVFEKIDGQWFISIHHASPVDL from the exons ATGAGCCCATTCTATGATTTTCAAGGCAAAGCCCATATGAAAGTCGAGATCTATCATCTTTCTCAGAATGGCCTTAACAGATGCAGAACAACCTTGCCCTCCTCTGTTTCCATTCCCATCTACCAGAACATTCAAAACCCTACCTTAACTCTTGCCACTATTTTAGGTTTTGTCAAAAACCCACCCGAGTCATGGCTCTACATGGATCTAGCTCTTGCTACAAA CACAGAACCCTTTGCACAGCCTGCCCGCTTATTGTCATTAAGAGCATGTCAAGTAAGAAGTGAAGATTCAGAGGAAGTGTCAAGTGGTGAAAGCATTGTATTGGATGAGCAGACCTTAATGCGTGAGCTTCAGGTTGCCATTGAAGAAGAGAACTATACCCAAGCTGCAAAAATCAGGGACAGCCTTAAGGTACTCCAGGAAGATAGCAAGGCTTCAGTACTGGCAGCAAATGCTCGTTTTTATAATGCTTTCAGGAAGGGGGATCTGGCTGCCATGCAGTCCCTTTGGGAAAAAGCAGATAATGTATGCTGCGTGCACCCAGGTGCTAGTGGGGTTCTTGGTTATGATGATGTCATGGAAAGCTGGGAGGTTGTATGGATGAACTATGATTTCCCACTAGATATCGAGTTGAAAAATGTTAGAGTGCATTTCAGGGGAGATGTAGGTTATGTTACGTGTGTAGAATTTGTGAGAACAAAAGGTCGCAGTTGGGGGGCACAATTTGTAACAAATGTTTTTGAGAAGATTGATGGTCAGTGGTTCATCTCCATTCACCATGCCTCACCTGTTGACTTGTAA
- the LOC7468025 gene encoding copper transporter 2: MSQAHDHDSMDPGSMSDSGMHMSPSDMMMHMSFYWGKDAIILFSGWPNGSLGMYMLAFFCVFLLAAAIEIFSVSPTAKIGTHNPIAGALIQTCVYAVRMGFAYMVMLAVMSFNLGIFIAAVAGHTVGFFLVKVRALAIAYKNETAPKV, translated from the coding sequence atgtctcaGGCTCATGATCACGATAGCATGGATCCTGGATCCATGTCTGATAGTGGCATGCATATGAGCCCATCAGACATGATGATGCATATGAGTTTCTACTGGGGAAAAGATGCTATAATCCTGTTCTCTGGATGGCCAAACGGCAGCCTCGGTATGTACATGTTGGCTTTCTTCTGTGTGTTCTTGTTGGCTGCTGCTATCGAGATCTTTTCGGTCTCCCCAACAGCTAAAATAGGCACTCACAATCCCATAGCGGGTGCGCTTATTCAAACCTGTGTTTATGCTGTTCGTATGGGTTTTGCTTACATGGTCATGCTTGCTGTCATGTCTTTCAATCTTGGAATATTTATAGCAGCCGTGGCTGGTCACACCGTTGGGTTCTTCCTAGTGAAGGTTCGTGCTCTTGCTATTGCCTACAAAAACGAAACCGCTCCCAAAGTTTGA